Proteins encoded together in one Paracoccus sp. SMMA_5_TC window:
- a CDS encoding sarcosine oxidase subunit delta has protein sequence MLILTCPYCGIAAEETELAPGGEAHLKRSGPGSTDAEFEAYLFARKNPKGVHFERWRHAYGCGKWFLAARDTATLEVFATYPAQTPHPPAEVVAAIRARRPDWQPDWTEAAAEHAPADTPAESLTA, from the coding sequence ATGCTGATCCTGACCTGCCCCTATTGCGGCATTGCTGCCGAGGAAACCGAACTGGCCCCGGGCGGCGAGGCGCATCTGAAACGCTCGGGCCCAGGATCGACCGATGCCGAGTTCGAGGCCTATCTGTTCGCGCGCAAGAACCCCAAAGGCGTGCATTTCGAACGCTGGCGCCATGCCTATGGCTGCGGAAAGTGGTTCCTGGCCGCGCGTGACACCGCCACGCTCGAGGTGTTTGCCACCTATCCCGCCCAGACGCCGCACCCGCCGGCCGAAGTGGTTGCCGCCATCCGCGCGCGCCGCCCCGACTGGCAGCCCGATTGGACCGAAGCCGCCGCCGAGCACGCCCCCGCCGACACCCCTGCCGAAAGCCTGACCGCATGA
- a CDS encoding sarcosine oxidase subunit beta family protein has translation MSAPASAKTGRYSVFALAREALRLHTGWKRAWASPEPRRKYQVVIVGAGGHGLATAYYLGRNFGITDVAVIEKGWLGGGNTGRNTTIIRSNYLQDPSAAIYDKALKLYENLSQELNYNIMFSPRGLLMLAQTEHEVRGYKRTVHANQLQGVATEWISPKRIKDMLPIINIDGPRYPVLGGLYQERGGTARHDAVAWGYARACSAMGMHIIQNCEVTGIETQNGQVRAVNTGKGRIECDKLALVAAGHSSVLAAMAGFRLPIESLALQALVSEPIKPCCDLVIMANTVHGYLSQSDKGEMVIGGGTDGFNNYTQRGSWHHVEETVRALIETFPMLSRLKMLRQWGGIVDMTGDRSPILSTTPVQNLFVNCGWGTGGFKAIPGSGWAMAELVAKGQPGPLAAPFGLNRFAEGRFIDESVAAGVAH, from the coding sequence ATGTCCGCCCCCGCCAGCGCCAAGACCGGCCGCTATTCCGTCTTTGCCCTCGCGCGCGAGGCGCTGCGCCTTCACACCGGCTGGAAACGCGCCTGGGCCAGTCCCGAGCCCAGGCGGAAATACCAGGTGGTGATCGTCGGCGCCGGCGGCCACGGCCTGGCCACCGCCTATTACCTGGGCAGGAATTTCGGCATCACCGATGTCGCCGTCATCGAAAAGGGCTGGCTGGGCGGCGGCAATACCGGGCGCAACACCACCATCATCCGCTCGAACTACCTGCAGGATCCCTCGGCCGCGATCTATGACAAGGCGCTGAAACTTTATGAAAACCTGTCGCAAGAGCTGAATTACAACATCATGTTCAGCCCGCGCGGGCTGCTGATGCTGGCCCAGACCGAACATGAGGTGCGCGGCTACAAGCGCACGGTCCATGCCAACCAGTTGCAGGGCGTCGCCACCGAATGGATCAGCCCCAAGCGGATCAAGGACATGCTGCCCATCATCAATATCGACGGTCCGCGCTATCCGGTGCTGGGGGGGCTTTATCAGGAACGGGGCGGCACCGCGCGCCATGACGCCGTGGCCTGGGGCTATGCCCGCGCCTGCAGCGCCATGGGCATGCACATCATCCAGAATTGCGAAGTGACCGGGATCGAAACCCAAAACGGCCAGGTGCGCGCCGTCAACACCGGCAAGGGCCGCATCGAATGCGACAAGCTGGCGCTGGTGGCGGCGGGCCATTCCTCGGTGCTGGCGGCGATGGCGGGCTTTCGTCTGCCCATCGAATCGCTGGCGCTGCAGGCGCTGGTCAGCGAACCGATCAAGCCCTGCTGCGATCTGGTGATCATGGCCAATACCGTCCACGGCTATCTGTCACAGTCGGACAAGGGCGAAATGGTCATCGGCGGCGGCACCGACGGCTTCAACAACTACACCCAGCGCGGTTCCTGGCATCATGTCGAGGAAACCGTGCGCGCGCTGATCGAAACCTTTCCGATGCTGTCGCGGCTGAAGATGCTGCGGCAATGGGGCGGGATCGTGGACATGACCGGAGACCGCTCGCCGATCCTGTCCACGACACCGGTGCAGAACCTGTTCGTGAATTGCGGCTGGGGCACCGGCGGCTTCAAGGCGATCCCCGGCTCTGGCTGGGCCATGGCGGAACTGGTGGCCAAGGGGCAACCCGGACCGCTGGCCGCCCCCTTTGGCCTGAACCGCTTTGCCGAGGGCCGCTTCATCGACGAAAGCGTCGCCGCGGGGGTGGCGCATTGA
- the ccmI gene encoding c-type cytochrome biogenesis protein CcmI, producing MFWMICAGLAGIVGLAIAAPLLRRGAAPSDSAAAYDLRIYRDQLREIGRDQERGLLDPADAERLRVEIGRKVLAADRALSRMPASHQTRGGFAALLVLGLLLVSALGLYLYLGHPDRPDEPLARRLAQAQEIYDSRPSQAEAEARATAPARPAPDADYLALIEQLRQAVARNPQDIRGHELLAQHEERLGNLVAARLAQARLIELKGAEASAADWARLAALAIEAAGGLITREGEAAIAQALQHDARNPQARFMSGLLQLQNGRPDRAFPIWAALLAEGPADAPWIAPIRAAIPDLAWLAGQPNYTPPEPAALPGPDAQAMAAAKDMTPEQRQQMVEGMVKNLEDRLATQGGTPEEWARLISSLMVLGQADHARDILAEARRLFATDTAGLARIDSAAEQAGLK from the coding sequence ATGTTCTGGATGATCTGTGCCGGTCTGGCCGGTATCGTGGGCCTGGCCATTGCCGCGCCGCTCTTGCGCCGTGGCGCAGCCCCGAGCGACAGCGCCGCAGCCTATGACCTGCGCATCTATCGCGACCAATTGCGCGAGATCGGGCGCGATCAGGAGCGTGGCTTGCTGGACCCGGCCGATGCCGAACGCCTGCGGGTCGAGATCGGCCGCAAGGTACTGGCAGCAGATCGTGCGCTGAGCCGCATGCCGGCATCGCACCAGACCCGCGGCGGCTTTGCCGCGCTGCTGGTGCTGGGGTTGCTGCTGGTCAGCGCGCTGGGCCTGTATCTTTATTTGGGTCACCCCGACCGCCCCGACGAACCTCTGGCCCGACGTCTGGCGCAGGCCCAGGAAATCTATGACAGCCGCCCCAGTCAGGCCGAAGCCGAGGCCCGGGCGACCGCGCCCGCGCGACCTGCCCCCGATGCCGATTATCTGGCGCTGATCGAACAGTTGCGCCAGGCCGTCGCCCGCAACCCGCAGGACATCCGCGGTCATGAGCTTCTGGCCCAGCACGAGGAACGGCTGGGCAATCTGGTCGCGGCCAGGCTGGCACAGGCGCGGCTGATCGAACTGAAGGGCGCCGAGGCCAGCGCCGCCGACTGGGCGCGGCTGGCGGCGCTGGCCATCGAAGCCGCCGGCGGGCTGATCACCCGCGAGGGCGAGGCCGCGATCGCCCAGGCATTGCAGCATGATGCCCGCAATCCGCAGGCGCGGTTCATGTCGGGGCTGCTGCAACTGCAGAACGGCCGGCCGGACCGCGCCTTTCCGATCTGGGCGGCGCTGCTGGCCGAAGGCCCGGCCGACGCGCCCTGGATAGCGCCCATTCGCGCCGCCATTCCCGATCTGGCATGGCTGGCTGGCCAGCCGAATTATACCCCACCGGAACCCGCCGCCCTGCCCGGCCCGGATGCGCAGGCGATGGCCGCCGCCAAAGACATGACCCCCGAACAACGCCAGCAGATGGTCGAGGGCATGGTCAAGAACCTCGAGGACCGGCTGGCCACCCAGGGCGGCACGCCCGAGGAATGGGCGCGGCTGATTTCCTCGTTGATGGTGCTGGGCCAGGCCGACCATGCGCGCGACATCCTGGCCGAGGCGCGGCGGCTGTTTGCGACCGACACGGCGGGCCTTGCGCGGATCGATTCCGCGGCCGAACAGGCGGGGCTGAAATGA
- the ruvX gene encoding Holliday junction resolvase RuvX — protein MICASIEDFAAELPRSGALAGLDLGTKTIGVAVSDGLRSVATPLTVIRRQKFTLDAQELLRIVQDRGLVGLVLGLPRNMDGSEGPRAQATRAFARNLERLTPLPIGFWDERLSTVAAERALLEGDTSRRRRAEVIDQVAAGYILQGALDRLGYLSR, from the coding sequence ATGATCTGCGCCAGCATCGAGGATTTCGCCGCCGAACTTCCCCGCAGCGGTGCCCTGGCCGGGCTGGACCTGGGAACCAAGACCATTGGCGTGGCGGTCAGTGACGGGTTGCGCAGCGTGGCCACGCCCCTGACGGTGATCCGGCGTCAGAAGTTCACCCTGGATGCACAGGAACTGCTGCGAATCGTGCAGGATCGCGGCCTTGTCGGGCTGGTTCTGGGCCTGCCGCGCAATATGGATGGCAGCGAAGGTCCGCGTGCGCAGGCCACCCGCGCCTTTGCCCGCAATCTGGAGCGGTTGACCCCGCTGCCCATCGGCTTCTGGGACGAACGCCTGTCCACAGTCGCCGCCGAGCGCGCGCTGCTGGAGGGTGACACCTCGCGCAGGCGCCGGGCCGAGGTCATCGACCAGGTGGCCGCCGGCTATATCCTGCAAGGGGCGTTGGACCGGTTGGGATATCTGTCACGATGA
- a CDS encoding DUF1289 domain-containing protein, with the protein MIASPCVNICQIDPVSRLCLGCRRSLDEIARWASMAPAERQRVMAELPGRPLPSPAKHQAHARNGGAAD; encoded by the coding sequence ATGATCGCCAGCCCCTGTGTCAACATCTGCCAGATCGACCCTGTCAGCAGGCTGTGTCTTGGCTGCCGCCGCAGCCTGGACGAAATTGCCCGCTGGGCCTCGATGGCCCCTGCGGAACGGCAGAGGGTCATGGCAGAATTGCCCGGCCGGCCCTTGCCCAGCCCGGCGAAGCATCAGGCCCATGCCCGGAACGGCGGCGCAGCCGACTAA
- a CDS encoding DnaJ C-terminal domain-containing protein, with translation MADDPYKALGLDRTASAEEIKKAYRRIAKTDHPDLNPDPKAHERFKAASSAYDLLKDPEQRARFDRGEIDAQGQERPQRHYYREYAEAGDNPYRQQAGFEDLSDVFADLFGRQGGRRGGGARSFDMRGPDQRFTMEIDFMTAARGGSTRITMPDGSVLDVKIPEGARDGQVIRLRGKGGPGMGEGPPGDALLSLVVAEDPNWRRDGDDVETTLPITLDEAILGGKVEAPTIDGPVMLTIPRGASSGQKLRLKGRGIRGEGGRRGDQHVVLKIVMPPRIDDELAQFIAEWRRTHAYDPRR, from the coding sequence ATGGCCGATGATCCATACAAGGCGCTGGGATTGGACAGGACAGCCTCGGCAGAGGAGATCAAGAAAGCCTATCGACGCATCGCCAAGACCGATCATCCCGATCTGAACCCCGATCCCAAGGCGCATGAGCGTTTCAAGGCCGCGTCCTCGGCCTATGATCTGCTCAAGGATCCCGAGCAGCGGGCACGTTTCGACCGCGGCGAAATCGACGCCCAGGGGCAGGAACGCCCGCAGCGGCACTATTACCGCGAATATGCCGAAGCCGGCGACAACCCCTATCGCCAGCAGGCCGGGTTCGAGGATCTGTCGGATGTCTTTGCCGATCTGTTCGGGCGCCAGGGCGGTCGGCGCGGCGGCGGGGCGCGCAGTTTCGACATGCGCGGGCCCGATCAGCGCTTCACCATGGAAATCGATTTCATGACCGCGGCGCGCGGCGGCTCGACCCGCATCACCATGCCCGATGGCAGCGTTCTGGATGTCAAGATCCCCGAAGGCGCCCGGGACGGGCAGGTGATCCGCCTGCGCGGCAAGGGCGGGCCCGGCATGGGCGAGGGCCCGCCGGGCGACGCGCTGCTGTCCCTGGTGGTGGCCGAGGATCCGAACTGGCGTCGCGATGGGGATGATGTCGAAACCACCCTGCCAATCACCCTGGACGAGGCGATCCTGGGCGGCAAGGTCGAGGCCCCGACCATCGACGGGCCGGTGATGCTGACAATTCCGCGCGGCGCGAGCTCCGGCCAGAAGCTGCGCCTGAAGGGGCGCGGGATTCGCGGCGAAGGCGGGCGGCGCGGCGATCAGCATGTGGTGCTGAAGATTGTCATGCCGCCCCGCATCGACGACGAACTGGCGCAATTCATCGCCGAATGGCGCCGGACCCATGCCTATGACCCACGGAGGTAG
- the mog gene encoding molybdopterin adenylyltransferase, translating into MTQNSADRPAQIAIVTVSDRASRGEYPDKGGPGAEDWLRATITTPMQITRVIIPDGREEVAGTLRRLCDQDGADLILITGGTGPAPRDLTPEAMADVMEKELPGFGEEMRRASLAEVPTAILSRQTAGIRGRTLMITIPGKPSAIATCLNAVFAAVPYCLDLIGAARIDTDPRRIKAFRPGG; encoded by the coding sequence ATGACCCAGAACAGCGCAGACCGCCCCGCCCAGATCGCGATTGTCACCGTATCCGACCGCGCCAGCCGCGGCGAATATCCCGACAAGGGCGGACCGGGTGCCGAGGACTGGCTGCGCGCCACCATCACCACGCCCATGCAGATCACCCGTGTGATCATTCCCGACGGCCGCGAGGAAGTGGCCGGGACGCTGCGGCGGCTCTGCGATCAGGACGGCGCCGACCTGATCCTGATCACCGGCGGCACAGGCCCGGCGCCGCGCGACCTGACACCCGAGGCGATGGCAGATGTCATGGAAAAGGAACTGCCCGGCTTTGGCGAGGAAATGCGCCGCGCCAGCCTGGCCGAAGTGCCGACCGCGATCCTGTCGCGCCAGACCGCCGGCATTCGCGGCCGCACATTGATGATTACCATTCCCGGCAAGCCGTCGGCGATTGCCACCTGCCTGAACGCGGTCTTTGCCGCCGTGCCCTATTGCCTCGACCTGATCGGCGCGGCGCGCATCGATACCGACCCCCGCCGCATCAAGGCGTTCCGGCCGGGCGGCTAG
- a CDS encoding VOC family protein has translation MMIPKTSICLWYDTEAEAAARFYAETFPDSAVKAVRTAPADYPSGKAGDVLIVEFTVLGIPCVGLNGGPVFTHNESFSFQVATEDQAETDRYWNAIVGNGGQESDCGWCKDRWGVSWQITPRTLLEALAAGGDEARRAFDAMMTMRKIDVAAIDAARRG, from the coding sequence ATGATGATCCCGAAAACAAGCATCTGCCTTTGGTATGACACGGAAGCCGAGGCCGCGGCCCGCTTCTATGCCGAAACCTTTCCCGACAGTGCGGTCAAGGCTGTGCGCACCGCGCCCGCCGATTACCCCTCGGGCAAGGCGGGCGATGTGCTGATCGTCGAATTCACCGTCCTGGGCATACCCTGCGTCGGCCTGAATGGCGGCCCGGTGTTCACGCACAACGAATCCTTTTCGTTCCAGGTCGCGACCGAGGATCAGGCCGAAACCGATCGTTACTGGAACGCGATCGTCGGCAATGGCGGGCAGGAAAGCGATTGTGGCTGGTGCAAGGATCGCTGGGGCGTGTCCTGGCAGATCACTCCGCGCACGCTGCTCGAGGCGCTGGCGGCGGGGGGTGACGAGGCCCGGCGGGCATTCGATGCGATGATGACGATGCGCAAGATCGACGTGGCGGCCATCGACGCGGCCCGGCGCGGCTGA
- a CDS encoding argininosuccinate synthase: MSDAPKKVVLAYSGGLDTSIILKWLQTEYGCEVITFTADLGQGEELEPARQKAELLGIKPENIHIVDVREEFVRDFVFPMFRANAVYEGLYLLGTSIARPLISKHLVEIAHRHGADAVAHGATGKGNDQVRFELSAYALDPSIRVIAPWREWDLTSRTKLIEFAEKHQIPIAKDKRGEAPFSVDANLLHTSSEGKALENPAEAAPDYVYQRTVNPEDAPDQPEFVEISFEKGDAVAIDGQAMSPATILTRLNEQGGKHGIGRLDFVENRFVGMKSRGIYETPGGTILLEAHRGIEQITLDSGAGHLKDSIMPRYAELIYNGFWYSPEREMLQALIDKSQEHVTGTVRLKLYKGLAQCVGRWSDHSLYSEKHVTFEDDAGAYDQKDAAGFIRLNALRLKLVANRNARFK, translated from the coding sequence ATGTCCGACGCGCCGAAGAAAGTCGTCCTTGCCTATTCCGGCGGGCTCGATACCTCGATCATCCTGAAATGGCTTCAAACCGAATATGGCTGCGAGGTCATCACCTTCACCGCCGATCTGGGCCAGGGCGAGGAACTGGAGCCGGCGCGCCAGAAGGCCGAGCTGCTGGGCATCAAGCCCGAAAACATCCACATCGTGGATGTGCGCGAGGAATTCGTGCGCGATTTCGTCTTTCCGATGTTCCGCGCCAATGCGGTCTACGAAGGGCTTTATCTGCTGGGCACCTCGATCGCGCGGCCGCTGATTTCCAAGCATCTGGTCGAGATCGCGCACCGCCACGGCGCCGATGCGGTGGCCCATGGCGCCACCGGCAAGGGCAACGACCAGGTGCGCTTTGAGCTCAGCGCCTATGCGCTTGACCCCTCGATCCGGGTGATCGCTCCCTGGCGGGAATGGGATCTGACCAGCCGCACCAAGCTGATCGAATTCGCCGAAAAGCACCAGATCCCGATCGCCAAGGACAAGCGCGGCGAGGCGCCCTTCAGCGTCGATGCCAACCTGCTGCACACCTCGTCCGAGGGCAAGGCGCTGGAAAACCCCGCCGAGGCCGCGCCCGACTATGTCTATCAGCGCACGGTCAACCCCGAGGACGCGCCCGACCAGCCGGAATTCGTCGAGATCAGCTTTGAAAAGGGCGACGCGGTGGCCATCGACGGCCAGGCGATGTCGCCGGCGACGATCCTGACGCGGCTGAACGAACAGGGCGGCAAGCACGGCATCGGCCGGCTGGACTTCGTCGAGAACCGCTTTGTCGGCATGAAATCGCGCGGCATCTATGAAACGCCCGGCGGCACCATCCTGCTCGAGGCGCATCGCGGCATCGAACAGATCACGCTGGACAGCGGCGCGGGCCACCTGAAGGATTCGATCATGCCGCGCTATGCCGAGCTGATCTACAACGGCTTCTGGTATTCCCCCGAACGCGAGATGCTTCAGGCGTTGATCGACAAGAGCCAGGAGCATGTGACCGGCACCGTGCGGCTGAAACTCTACAAGGGGCTGGCGCAATGCGTGGGCCGCTGGTCGGACCATTCGCTTTACAGCGAAAAGCATGTGACCTTCGAGGATGACGCCGGTGCCTATGACCAGAAGGACGCGGCGGGCTTCATCCGCCTGAACGCGCTGCGGCTGAAGCTGGTGGCCAACCGCAACGCCCGCTTCAAGTAG